The Columba livia isolate bColLiv1 breed racing homer chromosome 18, bColLiv1.pat.W.v2, whole genome shotgun sequence genome includes a region encoding these proteins:
- the LOC135575743 gene encoding fas-binding factor 1 homolog gives MWGENLDVLRAGAEVSGITGRGKKPGEGSGWLVGEGLPGTEDGAEPGSTRCCSPAFLGALRLQRRRKSPQPKQWPWVFLTLLPEAAAGSRHRTQGSERFKYQNPPRLSPRALQPRPQHQPPKGEAVLRHPQRSPCARPHPLAFQDKDDWDWDFLGTSKPSSGPGKMPVKRGTERSSETTAEQSSRKELPPRQTPLRTVAPVQRRKTSMFEDAEDDDLLDVLRCGKGPKKEEELRPARSTLDDLFGRGSAAKVLEKPEEEERGDKKELVFGEYKPSMGSRPAVQPAMGQLVRFSANSSSETNPEPRSTPRPPRRRNPVRRRRAGDDWLGWEDEDFMDPASQLGAAEEAAPKPDPMDWLIDALARRRAEEQAKAQETKAETTETQEKKAKRSETEEKKAEPSEAQEKKNEPSEAQDTTAEPSETAGEGPGPRSPGSQLAASPAASDCRAELLSAQARVAELESQVRMLEKERAQQKVLLESAQRQHQEHLDVQESSHRTSVNVMKDNYEQQVEMLRRQNEQLVAQLRQERQDTARDRAELLAQHRLELQQLREQHRLELQQLRELQRESVEELRKKHEEQLQHIKWLKEREMDVLTGTISHMRSLDSIIERMEKFSSDLQNVCRRSMEEEQSRVQELVANTQARLGEQTWLLEQERAELKIQRQELKAKEEQLARDRQRLDEAWQEMRLEKEKVIGAMQPVQKQQEMIRSTKELLAQKHAEGERALGEARRMQSEFWDKLQVLQQQEEQLKQREEQLRQEKEQLRQEKEQLKQQKEQLRQEKEQLKQLQEQMNQQQEQMKQQLEQMKQQPEQLKQQLQQLKQEQEQLKQEKASVSSMFSAQMQLLKFQAQQGNKELETQRIFLENLKKLRYNISRLSTTPPSSSCSVDDTIEYTHALTGALRKASPPVQVVNLSSILRPPITFKTL, from the exons ATGTGGGGAGAGAACCTGGATGTCCtgagggctggggctgaggtgtctgGCATCACTGGCAGGGGCAAAAAGCCAGGAGAGGGGAGTGGGTGGCTGGTGGGAGAGGGGCTTCCAGGTACCGAGGATGGAGCAGAGCCCGGcagcacccgctgctgcagcccggCCTTCCTGGGTGCGCTTCGGCTCCAGCGTCGTAGGAAGAGCCCTCAGCCAAAGCAATGGCCATGGGTGTTCCTGACGCTTctcccagaggcagcagcaggatctCGGCATAGGACTCAGGGCTCAGAGCGTTTCAAGTACCAAAATCCCCCCCGTCTCAGCCCCCGTGCACTGCAGCCGCggccccagcaccagcctcccAAGGGAGAAGCAGTGCTGAGGCATCCGCAGCGCTCGCCCTGTGCCCGTCCTCATCCTCTTGCTTTCCAGGACAAGGACGACTGGGACTGGGATTTCCTGGGGACATCGAAACCCAGTTCTGGCCCAGGGAAGATGCCCGTGAAACGTGGCACTGAGCGCAGCTCTGAGAcaacagcagaacagagcagcaggaaag agctgcccccacGCCAGACGCCCCTGCGCACCGTGGCCCCGGTCCAGAGGAGGAAGACGTCGATGTTCGAAGATGCTGAAGACGACGACCTGTTGGATGTGCTGAGATGTGGCAAAGGCCCAAAAAAAGA AGAGGAGCTCCGGCCAGCGCGCTCCACGCTGGACGACTTGTTCGGACGAGGCTCCGCGGCCAAAGTCCTGGAAAAGCCAG aggaggaagagcgCGGGGACAAGAAGGAGCTTGTCTTCGGAGAGTACAAGCCCTCGATGGGCTCCAGGCCCGCGGTCCAGCCGGCGATGGGGCAGTTGGTGAG gttttctgccaacagcagcagcgAAACAAACCCAGAGCCCCGCTCCACACCTCGTCCTCCCCGCAGACGGAACCCCGTGCGAAGGAGAAGGGCCGGAGACGActggctgggctgggaggatgagGATTTCATGGACCCCGCCAGCCAGCTCGGggctgcagaggaggcagcaccTAAACCCGACCCAATGGACTGGCTGATCGATGCCTTGGCTCGCAGGAGAGCCGAAGAACAGGCCAAGGCACAGGAGACAAAGGCCGAGACCACGGAGACTCAGGAGAAGAAAGCCAAGCGCTCAGAGACTGAGGAGAAAAAGGCCGAGCCCTCGGAGgcccaagagaaaaagaacGAACCCTCAGAGGCCCAAGACACAACGGCCGAGCCCTCAGAGACCGCGGGCGAAGGGCCGGGTCCCCGCTCTCCCGGCAG CCAGCTGGCCGCCTCCCCAGCAGCATCGGACTGtcgggcagagctgctgagcgCCCAGGCCCgtgtggcagagctggagagcCAG GTCCGGATGCTGGAGAAGGAGCGGGCGCAGCAGAAAGTGTTATTGGAGAGTGCCCAGCGGCAGCACCAGGAGCACCTGGATGTCCAGGAGAGCAGCCACAG GACCTCGGTGAACGTAATGAAGGACAACTatgagcagcaggtggagaTGCTGCGGCGGCAGAACGAGCAGCTGGTGGCTCAGCTGCGGCAGGAGCGGCAGGACACGGCGCGGGAtcgggcagagctgctggcacagcaccggctggagctgcagcagctgcgggAGCAGCAccggctggagctgcagcagctgcgggAGCTGCAGAG GGAGTCTGTCGAGGAACTGCGCAAGAAACACgaggagcagctccagcacatcaagtggctgaaagagagagagatggatGTGCTGACCGGCACCATTTCACACATGAG GTCTCTGGACAGCATCATTgagaggatggagaagttctCCAGTGACCTGCAGAACGTGTGCAGGAGGAGcatggaggaggagcagagccgTGTCCAGGAGCTGGTGGCCAACACGCAGGCCAGGCTGGGCGAGCAGActtggctgctggagcag GAGCGGGCAGAGCTGAAGATCCAGCGCCAGGAGCTGAAAGCCAAGGAGGAGCAGCTGGCGAGAGACAGGCAGAGGCTGGACGAGGCCTGGCAAGAAATGcggctggagaaggagaaggtgatCGGGGCCATGCAACCTgtccagaagcagcaggagatgatTAGAAGCACAAAGGAG CTCTTGGCCCAGAAGCATGCAGAGGGGGAGCGAGCCCTGGGGGAGGCACGCAGGATGCAGTCCGAGTTCTGGGACAAGCTGcaggtcctgcagcagcaggaggagcagctgaagcagcgggaggagcagctgaggcaggagaaggagcagctgaggcaggagaaggagcagctgaagcagcagaaggagcagctgaggcaggagaaggagcagctgaagcagttGCAGGAGCAGATGAATCAGCAACAGGAGCAGATGAAGCAACAGCTGGAGCAGAtgaagcagcagccagagcagctgaagcagcagctgcagcagctgaagcaggaacaggagcagctgaagcaggaaAAGGCCTCCGTATCTTCCATGTTCAGTGCCCAGATGCAGCTGCTGAAGTTCCAGGCCCAGCAG gGGAACAAAGAGTTAGAGACGCAGAGAATCTTCTTGGAGAACCTGAAGAAATTACGATACAACATTTCACGGCTGTCAACAAcccctccatcctcctcctgttcTGTGGACGATACCATTGAGTATACACATGCTTTAACAGGGGCCCTGAGGAAAGCATCTCCACCTGTGCAAGTAGTCAATCTGTCCTCCATTCTCCGGCCTCCCATTACTTTCAAGACCCTTTAA
- the LOC135575749 gene encoding large ribosomal subunit protein mL38-like isoform X2, with amino-acid sequence MAVLLSAALCGVRSGRAFGTAEPKTDISLPREKLLRAKEIKARKKILRENRQNAEMERAARLRTALIPLDEVRAEWEKSSGPFHKQRVAEHCGVFRDLFRGATFTPWVTLRVEYSQEDEHVVPVYYGNMVTPSEASSPPAVSYEADKGSLWTLLLTNPDGHLRDTHSEYLHWLVTNIPGNDIQSGKEICHYLPPFPAMGTGYHRFIFLLFKQDRRVDFSEDVRPTPCHRLKLRTLSSFDLYRKHEDAMTPAGLAFQQRQWDSCVSWVFHQLLNMREPVFEFVRPPVYHPPQVKFPRHQPLRYLDRYRDSKEPTYGIY; translated from the exons ATGGCGGTGCTGTTGAGCGCGGCGCTGTGCGGCGTCCGGAGCGGACGGGCGTTCGGCACGGCCG AGCCGAAGACCGACATCAGCTTGCCGCGTGAGAAGTTGCTGCGGGCAaaggaaatcaaggcaagaaagaagatcCTGAGGGAGAACCGCCAGAATGCCGAGATGGAAAGAGCAGCGCGGCTCCGGACTG CGCTGATCCCCCTCGATGAGGTCAGAGCTGAGTGGGAGAAGAGCAGCGGCCCGTTCCACAAGCAGCGAGTGGCCGAGCACTGCGGGGTGTTTCGTGACTTATTCCGAGGGGCCACGTTCACCCCTTGGGTCACCTTGAGGGTGGAGTACAGCCAAGAAGATGAGCACGTCGTGCCGGTCTACTATGGGAACATGGTGACTCCATCAGAG GCTTCCAGTCCCCCCGCAGTGTCATACGAGGCAGATAAAGGCTCCCTGTGGACTTTGTTGCTCACAAATCCGG ATGGACATTTAAGAGACACGCACTCCGAGTACCTGCACTGGCTGGT GACGAACATCCCAGGCAACGACATCCAGTCGGGTAAGGAGATCTGCCATTACCTGCCCCCCTTCCCCGCCATGGGCACTGGCTACCATCGCTTCATCTTCCTGCTCTTCAAGCAAGACCGCCGCGTTGATTTCAGTGAGGATGTTCGGCCCACGCCCTG CCACAGGCTCAAGCTGCGAACCTTGAGCTCGTTTGACTTGTACAGAAAGCACGAGGATGCCATGACCCCGGCAGGGCTGGCGTTTCAACAGCGCCAGTGGGACAGCTGCGTTTCCTGGGTCTTCCATCAGCTCCTCA ATATGAGAGAGCCCGTGTTTGAATTTGTGCGGCCGCCTGTTTACCATCCTCCCCAGGTGAAGTTCCCACGCCACCAGCCCCTGAGGTACCTGGACAGGTACCGAGACAGCAAGGAGCCCACCTACGGCATTTACTAG
- the LOC135575749 gene encoding large ribosomal subunit protein mL38-like isoform X1, translating to MAVLLSAALCGVRSGRAFGTAEPKTDISLPREKLLRAKEIKARKKILRENRQNAEMERAARLRTALIPLDEVRAEWEKSSGPFHKQRVAEHCGVFRDLFRGATFTPWVTLRVEYSQEDEHVVPVYYGNMVTPSEASSPPAVSYEADKGSLWTLLLTNPDGHLRDTHSEYLHWLVTNIPGNDIQSGKEICHYLPPFPAMGTGYHRFIFLLFKQDRRVDFSEDVRPTPCHSLKMRTFSTFDFYRKHEDAMTPAGLAFFQCQWDSCVSWVSHQLLNMREPVFEFVRLPVYHPPQVKFPRHQPLRYLDRYRDSKEPTYGIY from the exons ATGGCGGTGCTGTTGAGCGCGGCGCTGTGCGGCGTCCGGAGCGGACGGGCGTTCGGCACGGCCG AGCCGAAGACCGACATCAGCTTGCCGCGTGAGAAGTTGCTGCGGGCAaaggaaatcaaggcaagaaagaagatcCTGAGGGAGAACCGCCAGAATGCCGAGATGGAAAGAGCAGCGCGGCTCCGGACTG CGCTGATCCCCCTCGATGAGGTCAGAGCTGAGTGGGAGAAGAGCAGCGGCCCGTTCCACAAGCAGCGAGTGGCCGAGCACTGCGGGGTGTTTCGTGACTTATTCCGAGGGGCCACGTTCACCCCTTGGGTCACCTTGAGGGTGGAGTACAGCCAAGAAGATGAGCACGTCGTGCCGGTCTACTATGGGAACATGGTGACTCCATCAGAG GCTTCCAGTCCCCCCGCAGTGTCATACGAGGCAGATAAAGGCTCCCTGTGGACTTTGTTGCTCACAAATCCGG ATGGACATTTAAGAGACACGCACTCCGAGTACCTGCACTGGCTGGT GACGAACATCCCAGGCAACGACATCCAGTCGGGTAAGGAGATCTGCCATTACCTGCCCCCCTTCCCCGCCATGGGCACTGGCTACCATCGCTTCATCTTCCTGCTCTTCAAGCAAGACCGCCGCGTTGATTTCAGTGAGGATGTTCGGCCCACGCCCTG CCACAGCCTCAAGATGAGAACCTTTAGCACGTTTGACTTCTACAGAAAGCACGAGGATGCCATGACCCCGGCAGGGCTGGCGTTTTTCCAGTGCCAGTGGGACAGCTGCGTTTCCTGGGTCTCCCATCAGCTCCTCA ATATGAGAGAGCCCGTGTTTGAATTTGTGCGGCTGCCTGTTTACCATCCTCCCCAGGTGAAGTTCCCACGCCACCAGCCCCTGAGGTACCTGGACAGGTACCGAGACAGCAAGGAGCCCACCTACGGCATTTACTAG
- the LOC135575749 gene encoding large ribosomal subunit protein mL38-like isoform X3 — translation MERAARLRTALIPLDEVRAEWEKSSGPFHKQRVAEHCGVFRDLFRGATFTPWVTLRVEYSQEDEHVVPVYYGNMVTPSEASSPPAVSYEADKGSLWTLLLTNPDGHLRDTHSEYLHWLVTNIPGNDIQSGKEICHYLPPFPAMGTGYHRFIFLLFKQDRRVDFSEDVRPTPCHSLKMRTFSTFDFYRKHEDAMTPAGLAFFQCQWDSCVSWVSHQLLNMREPVFEFVRLPVYHPPQVKFPRHQPLRYLDRYRDSKEPTYGIY, via the exons ATGGAAAGAGCAGCGCGGCTCCGGACTG CGCTGATCCCCCTCGATGAGGTCAGAGCTGAGTGGGAGAAGAGCAGCGGCCCGTTCCACAAGCAGCGAGTGGCCGAGCACTGCGGGGTGTTTCGTGACTTATTCCGAGGGGCCACGTTCACCCCTTGGGTCACCTTGAGGGTGGAGTACAGCCAAGAAGATGAGCACGTCGTGCCGGTCTACTATGGGAACATGGTGACTCCATCAGAG GCTTCCAGTCCCCCCGCAGTGTCATACGAGGCAGATAAAGGCTCCCTGTGGACTTTGTTGCTCACAAATCCGG ATGGACATTTAAGAGACACGCACTCCGAGTACCTGCACTGGCTGGT GACGAACATCCCAGGCAACGACATCCAGTCGGGTAAGGAGATCTGCCATTACCTGCCCCCCTTCCCCGCCATGGGCACTGGCTACCATCGCTTCATCTTCCTGCTCTTCAAGCAAGACCGCCGCGTTGATTTCAGTGAGGATGTTCGGCCCACGCCCTG CCACAGCCTCAAGATGAGAACCTTTAGCACGTTTGACTTCTACAGAAAGCACGAGGATGCCATGACCCCGGCAGGGCTGGCGTTTTTCCAGTGCCAGTGGGACAGCTGCGTTTCCTGGGTCTCCCATCAGCTCCTCA ATATGAGAGAGCCCGTGTTTGAATTTGTGCGGCTGCCTGTTTACCATCCTCCCCAGGTGAAGTTCCCACGCCACCAGCCCCTGAGGTACCTGGACAGGTACCGAGACAGCAAGGAGCCCACCTACGGCATTTACTAG
- the LOC135575751 gene encoding glutamine-rich protein 2-like isoform X1 translates to MQLQKDYEKFSSALANLQQDRQQEQNDIKKADKDKVSRSQFEACVEQLNKVMEEVTGQEKFLHRFQQELQRQMDCKLDRRELGAFQQQQEERWKSLSGQLQEKALKPERDNAAGIRKQLLPGFHCLSCDRPLNMLAPGPERTGECRYPTVPRSCGGPHTVRPPRFQPQPPSTPRPSQPSARRPNKKDAMHLSGQDGTDGNQPNKQPSVTESSGLPSRQRGTPDTTTSSSQPSTASPLLLAVLKCQPASSPGRLTLPPKLLPHRIKSAP, encoded by the exons ATGCAGCTCCAAAAGGACTATGAGAAGTTCAGCTCGGCCCTTGCAAACCTCCAGCAGGATCgtcagcaggagcagaatgacatCAAG aaagcagacaaagacaaagtcagtcgcagccagTTTGAGGCGTGCGTGGAGCAGCTGAACAAggtgatggaggaggtgacgggccaggagaagTTCTTGCACCGGTTCCAGCAAGAGCTCCAGAGgcagatggactgcaag ctggaccgccgggagctgggggcgttccagcagcagcaggaggagcggtggaagagcctcagcgggcagctccaggagaaggcGCTGAAGCCAGAGCGTGacaatgccgctgggattaggaa gcagctgctgcctggtttccattgcctgtcctgtgaccggcccctcaacatgctggcgcctggacc ggagcggacgggcgagtgcagataccccactgttccgcggagctgTGGGGGCCCACACACTGTCAGgcccccgcgcttccagccccaaccgcccagcaccccacggccatcccaacccagtgcccgccgccccaacaag aaggacgcgatgcatctgtcgggccaggacggcactgatgggaacCAACCGAACAAGCAGCCATCTGTAACGGAGAGCTCTGGGCTGCCCTCAAGGCAAAGGGGGACGCCAGACACCACAACCTCGAGCAGCCAGCcaa gcaccgcctccccgctgctgttagccgtGCTGAAGTGCCAACCAGCCTcatctcccggacgcctcaccCTGCCACCGAAGCTGCTGCCACACCGCATTAAATCAGCgccctga
- the LOC135575751 gene encoding uncharacterized protein LOC135575751 isoform X2, protein MEEVTGQEKFLHRFQQELQRQMDCKLDRRELGAFQQQQEERWKSLSGQLQEKALKPERDNAAGIRKQLLPGFHCLSCDRPLNMLAPGPERTGECRYPTVPRSCGGPHTVRPPRFQPQPPSTPRPSQPSARRPNKKDAMHLSGQDGTDGNQPNKQPSVTESSGLPSRQRGTPDTTTSSSQPSTASPLLLAVLKCQPASSPGRLTLPPKLLPHRIKSAP, encoded by the exons atggaggaggtgacgggccaggagaagTTCTTGCACCGGTTCCAGCAAGAGCTCCAGAGgcagatggactgcaag ctggaccgccgggagctgggggcgttccagcagcagcaggaggagcggtggaagagcctcagcgggcagctccaggagaaggcGCTGAAGCCAGAGCGTGacaatgccgctgggattaggaa gcagctgctgcctggtttccattgcctgtcctgtgaccggcccctcaacatgctggcgcctggacc ggagcggacgggcgagtgcagataccccactgttccgcggagctgTGGGGGCCCACACACTGTCAGgcccccgcgcttccagccccaaccgcccagcaccccacggccatcccaacccagtgcccgccgccccaacaag aaggacgcgatgcatctgtcgggccaggacggcactgatgggaacCAACCGAACAAGCAGCCATCTGTAACGGAGAGCTCTGGGCTGCCCTCAAGGCAAAGGGGGACGCCAGACACCACAACCTCGAGCAGCCAGCcaa gcaccgcctccccgctgctgttagccgtGCTGAAGTGCCAACCAGCCTcatctcccggacgcctcaccCTGCCACCGAAGCTGCTGCCACACCGCATTAAATCAGCgccctga